From the genome of Ziziphus jujuba cultivar Dongzao chromosome 6, ASM3175591v1, one region includes:
- the LOC107430928 gene encoding WRKY DNA-binding transcription factor 70, giving the protein MEISSWPENLTTIQKKVNDELMEGRELAKQLQSALASSGGSRSGEDLLMKIVKSFSTTLSILNVKESDSDFVISQIQPDLTCLDARKSQDHSRQSFWRSTTTPPTKKLDRRGCYDRSCRRTGISSIRDTPTPFDDGQQWRKYGQKVIRNAKYLRHYFRCPYKYDQGCKATKQIQRTQENPPLYRTTYTGHHTCRNLHQDPELILLDYSASPSENSIFINFENTNLAIKQDPFPFLSSFSSTIQEFKEDQMTKCDDKQQNQPASSDNYFTLPDLASSCPSPGSLELLSSNLKFDVGDHVILHGTMDSDDFYLDIFQ; this is encoded by the exons ATGGAGATCAGTTCTTGGCCAGAAAACCTAACCACCATTCAGAAAAAGGTAAATGATGAGCTTATGGAAGGCCGAGAACTCGCAAAACAGCTTCAAAGTGCTCTTGCTAGCTCTGGTGGCTCAAGATCTGGTGAAGATCTATTGATGAAGATAGTGAAATCATTCTCCACCACCCTTTCTATATTGAACGTGAAAGAGTCTGATTCAGACTTCGTCATCTCTCAAATCCAACCTGATTTAACATGTTTGGATGCTCGGAAATCTCAAGATCATTCTCGACAAAGTTTTTGGAGGAGTACTACTACTCCTCCCACAAAAAAGCTGGATCGAAGGGGCTGTTATGATCGAAG TTGCAGAAGAACCGGTATCTCATCGATAAGAGACACTCCAACTCCCTTTGATGATGGTCAACAATGGAGGAAGTATGGACAAAAAGTGATTCGCAACGCCAAATACCTCag gCACTACTTCAGGTGCCCTTACAAGTATGATCAAGGCTGCAAAGCTACCAAACAAATTCAGAGAACTCAAGAGAATCCTCCACTATACAGGACAACATATACTGGGCATCACACATGCAGGAACCTCCACCAAGATCCTGAATTGATATTGTTGGATTATTCTGCTAGTCCTAGCGAAAATTCCATATTCATCAACTTTGAAAATACAAACCTCGCAATAAAACAAGACCCTTTTCCCTTTTTATCATCTTTCTCTTCAACCATACAGGAATTCAAAGAGGATCAGATGACAAAATGTGATGACAAACAGCAAAATCAACCAGCTTCGTCTGATAATTATTTCACGTTGCCTGATCTGGCATCGTCATGTCCATCGCCTGGGAGCTTGGAATTGTTGTCATCAAATCTGAAGTTTGATGTTGGTGATCATGTAATATTACATGGAACGATGGATTCTGACGACTTCTATCTTGATATTTTCCAGTGA